In one window of Octopus bimaculoides isolate UCB-OBI-ISO-001 chromosome 20, ASM119413v2, whole genome shotgun sequence DNA:
- the LOC106867611 gene encoding coiled-coil domain-containing protein 102A, whose translation MSQRSSSCAAHKISSSSSSGGGDVANIRATPSIPMSPTSGRERMSSASSTPLSFTQMAEYEWLEREELHMRELEEARSRTAQMEKTMRWWSDCTANWREKWSKVRNERNKALEENRTLRNKMDSFVKESADLKRDKQELLNEIEELKKRVEYCKGAGSKAESTSDIDPGIHGVSSSVEGGGCEEGAKNTNTTNNNNNNNNNDSETSRYDVKNREELAAATVTCKVSERPAENLIEKNELHVESSIASPSKCRQEEASESHISRIEDRLSLVTKKWDESQKTLHLQCEENTRLTKTIEKLEEEISSLKTKYDELKLSKASVINEMERLQAEHKEELSRIYLELEDEQENHLAVDKRMADLRKELEALQAENASEWAKRERLETEKLSLERESKKLRTKIDDLHEQLEQKNQQAATLIDSDMRTMQFELSEKNKEVIELRHVHAKLKKINVEKHTELDHTRRRAEQYELEVKKLRSRIEELKQDLASAEDEADLQANNVRKLQRTNEEYEEQAGNLQVQIEHLQSRLRRGNPQTCLKSRSSQSLKSFTTDEATTLPDSDENAMEDDIS comes from the exons ATGAGCCAAAGATCATCTAGCTGTGCAGCTcataagatatcatcatcatcatcatcaggcggAGGAGATGTAGCCAATATTCGGGCCACCCCTTCCATACCAATGTCTCCTACATCTGGCCGAGAACGGATGAGCTCTGCTAGTAGCACACCCTTATCTTTTACACAGATGGCAGAATATGAATGGCTGGAGCGAGAAGAACTGCACATGAGGGAGCTGGAAGAGGCTCGCTCTCGCACGGCGCAGATGGAGAAAACAATGCGCTGGTGGTCAGATTGCACAGCCAACTGGCGCGAGAAGTGGAGCAAAGTGCGCAATGAACGTAACAAGGCTCTCGAGGAGAATCGGACTTTACGTAATAAAATGGACAGTTTCGTGAAAGAATCAGCGGATTTGAAACGAGACAAGCAAGAGCTCCTGAATGAaattgaagaactgaagaaaCGGGTTGAGTACTGCAAAGGTGCTGGGTCGAAAGCTGAGTCGACGAGTGACATCGACCCTGGGATCCATGGTGTAAGTAGCAGCGTTGAGGGTGGCGGGTGTGAAGAGGGTgcaaaaaacacaaacactactaataacaataataataataataacaatgattctgAGACTTCACGTTACGATGTGAAAAATCGAGAAGAATTAGCAGCTGCTACTGTCACCTGTAAGGTAAGTGAGAGACCTGCTGAGAATCTGATTGAGAAAAATGAACTCCATGTTGAATCTTCCATAGCTAGTCCTTCCAAATGTCGACAAGAAGAAGCTTCAGAATCGCACATCAGCAGAATCGAAGACAGGCTGTCCCTAGTAACAAAGAAATGGGATGAATCTCAGAAAACTCTTCACCTTCAATGCGA AGAAAATACCAGACTTACAAAAACAATTGAGAAACTTGAAGAAGAAATCTCAtctctaaaaacaaaatatgatgaaCTGAAACTGTCCAAAGCAAGTGTGATTAACGAG ATGGAACGTTTGCAAGCAGAACACAAAGAAGAACTTTCTAGAATATATTTAGAACTAGAAGATGAGCAAGAAAATCATTTGGCTGTTGACAAACGAATGGCTGATTTGAGGAAAGAG CTGGAGGCTCTTCAAGCTGAGAATGCCTCTGAATGGGCCAAGCGGGAACGTTTAGAGACGGAAAAACTGTCTCTGGAACGAGAAAGCAAGAAGTTACGAACCAAAATCGATGATTTACATGAACAATTAGAACAGAAAAACCAGCAAGCAGCTACGTTGATTGATTCTGATATGAGAACTATGCAATTTGAACTTTCTGAAAAGAATAAG GAAGTAATTGAATTACGCCACGTCCATGCGAAACTGAAGAAGATCAATGTCGAGAAACACACTGAACTCGATCACACACGACGTCGTGCAGAGCAATACGAATTGGAGGTGAAGAAGCTTCGCTCCCGCATAGAAGAATTAAAGCAAGACTTGGCCTCTGCCGAAGACGAG GCTGATCTTCAAGCAAATAATGTTCGTAAGTTACAACGTACAAATGAAGAGTATGAAGAGCAAGCGGGCAACTTGCAAGTCCAAATCGAACATTTACAAAGCAG GTTGCGTCGAGGAAATCCACAAACTTGTTTGAAGTCTCGCTCTTCCCAGAGTCTGAAATCGTTCACCACCGATGAAGCGACCACCCTTCCTGACAGTGATGAGAATGCGATGGAGGACGACATCTCTTAA
- the LOC106867610 gene encoding centrosomal protein of 152 kDa isoform X2: protein MNTTTSINFDAAALQSQDEAEYQKEEQQQQEELRQLLSNALDDITEDGLSVSSNDDDEDDEDDGGGEATEHRRQSRKKRSLNGSFEHRNSMLSSHTFPGARTKLPDACSQQHTETMTIPLGSSGQMPVDQHCRQRPEVSSQQTPSMYYPQFHYLYSIATDKDTPIMTATSNNYEQQQQQPTHPMFHQAHQHHFGLIPTSSVAHEAACNNNNNNNNNNTVDANHWLDPHEEIYYRENYGTDPVARQDFYQHHQHHPVVLPHDGTNFAPRHISPHQTNGEIHPQTPQHRAAVLENSSVNNKMGFDAIHSRQAAAQSNGYTLPTEAEKPAVSWDQLNGYKVQYRKPTDGGTNAFQTETALSRESSPHKQEDFVHIGGSGEQKELVQLQILYKARGRKVDELSQELSNLKKEMEEEVELLQQKVMEVAKEREGAVTSLKICQELLEQSKTEVSQMKGQLATSETLAQALTKSKEEVIGKLMSAESAIESLNHQVEELSKSETLERARLQHDSIIEGLQHRYQKEINILNKEIDSLTQDNKSREEEVSMLKRQLNDALKNVENAQINRAETINRLTRTLEESQRQCQHLLQASAQSNSSSQQLTDFQNRLQQAESAKRAAEEKFADFQQELKSLKFQLSMFDSASKLGVFASKEPDKANSNLENSFQELGIKKKLVFSTPETSLSEDSGNESQIRGLKHELERCLINNREKQAYIEELRESVQKLQKEISDWQLRCSKSEETIEALKVRKNSSFEESLLQKELEATRDEVAQCQKDNQNYKERLRLAKEVETQLKACNDDLESKLENIREKCDAEKVSALEQCKKTYETFQDDVKERLFLDLQTQYDEKHALVVSECEKKLSFLKSNLEAALTREDELKEIYVSVCQEKSQLEDQLAQQTTDLQENNANGTPRLSKPDCLEVASVEVQCLLDTECNSSSKDVLGSELEQEMKERLLVKIQEEIAAETQEKLEAVRQQVIDGFQKERDDELENYKKALQEKIEDEVRKEWMVAQKNNQIPVGIQVCLDESEDNNEEYIEKLRTELLAEIDKEKQNEWLQRETEIKKEHLEEIKQLQRELQQKSENPEIGFGFSISSQIMKERREEERQRIKSGVDAAKIEWQHLHESRLEMEVKRKIAAEKEVWQKDVVAECQKEWQGRLQKEKTKWENCAKEQQQKALVAAVEMAKNNWAKRQEVHRDEMQKKLEQEKMNLQKEHKEKLQILLNQLQSEYWTSVSSIQKNLVRYLSENSFRMQQLIYLSERNPMTTNLWDRLNFHNISDVNSRQITNISHRADHHQLQPQPFVPRPFNSGDGQVLNRIEENSESSYFEISEELR from the exons ATGAACACCACAACGAGCATTAATTTTGATGCAGCGGCCCTTCAGTCGCAGGATGAAGCGGAATACCAGAAGGAGGAGCAGCAACAACAGGAAGAA CTTCGACAACTTCTGTCGAATGCACTTGATGACATAACTGAGGATGGTTTATCTGTGTCTtccaatgacgatgatgaagatgatgaggatgatggagGTGGCGAAGCAACAGAACACAGGAGACAAAGTCGGAAAAAACGAAG CTTGAATGGCAGCTTTGAACACCGTAACTCAATGCTTTCGTCTCATACGTTTCCTGGAGCCAGGACGAAATTACCAGATGCTTGCAGCCAACAACACACTGAAACCATGACCATTCCACTTGGAAGCAGTGGTCAGATGCCTGTTGACCAGCATTGTCGACAGCGGCCAGAAGTGTCCTCCCAACAAACCCCATCTATGTACTACCCCCAGTTCCACTACCTTTACTCAATTGCCACCGATAAAGACACTCCAATAATGACAGCCACTTCAAACAActatgagcagcagcagcaacaaccaacGCATCCAATGTTCCACCAGGCACACCAGCATCACTTTGGGTTGATCCCTACTTCATCAGTGGCACACGAGGCtgcttgcaacaacaacaacaacaacaacaacaacaacacggtGGATGCTAATCACTGGTTGGATCCCCACGAAGAGATTTATTACAGGGAAAATTATGGCACGGACCCCGTAGCCAGGCAGGACttctaccaacaccaccaacatcatcctGTTGTCTTACCCCATGATGGAACTAATTTCGCTCCCAGGCATATTTCACCGCATCAAACAAATG gtGAAATCCATCCTCAAACCCCACAACACCGAGCTGCAGTTCTTGAAAACTCTTCGGTCAACAATAAAATGGGTTTCGATGCCATTCACAGCCGGCAAGCTGCAGCCCAGAGCAATGGCTACACACTTCCGACTGAAGCAGAGAAGCCAGCTGTGAGTTGGGACCAGCTCAACGGGTACAAGGTGCAGTATCGCAAACCTACAGATGGAGGGACAAACGCATTCCAGACAGAAACAGCCTTAAGTAGGGAATCAAGCCCACACAAACAAGAGGACTTTGTTCATATAG GTGGATCAGGAGAGCAGAAAGAATTGGTTCAGTTACAAATTTTATACAAAGCTCGTGGACGAAAAGTGGACGAATTGAGTCAGGAATTATCCAACTTGAAGAAAGAGATGGAGGAGGAAGTGGAACTTTTGCAGCAGAAAGTGATGGAAGTTGCGAAAGAACGAGAAGGGGCTGTTACAAGTCTGAAGATTTGTCAGGAATTGTTAGAACAATCGAAAACGGAGGTGAGCCAGATGAAGGGTCAACTAGCAACATCGGAGACCTTGGCTCAAGCATTGACTAAAAGCAAAGAAGAAGTTATTGGCAAGCTGATGTCTGCTGAATCGGCAATTGAATCACTCAATCATCAAGTTGAAGAACTCAGTAAAAGTGAGACTCTTGAGCGAGCCCGTCTCCAGCACGACTCAATCATTGAAGGCCTGCAACATCGTTatcagaaagaaatcaatattttgaacaAAGAGATAGATTCTCTAACACAGGATAACAAAAGCCGTGAGGAAGAGGTGTCCATGTTGAAGAGACAATTGAACGATGCCTTGAAAAATGTGGAAAACGCTCAGATCAACCGAGCTGAAACAATCAACCGGTTGACTCGAACATTAGAAGAAAGTCAACGACAGTGCCAACATTTACTGCAAGCGTCTGCTCAGTCCAATTCTTCCAGCCAACAACTGACAGACTTCCAGAACCGCTTGCAACAAGCTGAATCGGCTAAGAGGGCAGCAGAAGAGAAATTTGCTGATTTTCAGCAGGAATTGAAGAGTCTTAAATTTCAATTGTCAATGTTTGATTCAGCTTCCAAACTCGGTGTTTTTGCTTCCAAAGAACCTGATAAAGCAAATTCAAATTTGGAGAATTCTTTCCAGGAATTAGGTATCAAAAAGAAGCTTGTTTTCTCTACTCCAGAAACCAGTTTGAGTGAAGACTCAGGGAATGAATCCCAAATTCGAGGATTGAAGCATGAACTGGAAAGATGTTTGATAAACAACCGGGAAAAGCAGGCATATATTGAGGAACTGCGAGAGAGTGTGCAGAAGCTGCAGAAAGAAATTTCAGATTGGCAATTAAGGTGTTCGAAATCTGAAGAAACCATTGAAGCACTGAAGGTGAGGAAGAATTCAAGTTTCGAAGAAAGTTTATTACAAAAAGAACTTGAGGCAACCCGAGATGAAGTGGCCCAGTGTCAAAAAGACAACCAGAATTACAAAGAACGTCTCCGACTTGCAAAAGAAGTTGAAACTCAATTGAAAGCATGTAATGACGATCTCGAGTCTAAACTGGAAAATATCAGAGAGAAATGTGATGCTGAAAAAGTTAGTGCCTTAGAACAGTGTAAAAAAACATATGAAACATTTCAGGATGATGTGAAAGAAAGGTTATTCTTGGACTTGCAGACACAGTATGATGAAAAACATGCTTtggttgtgagtgagtgtgaaaaGAAACTTTCATTTTTGAAGAGCAATTTGGAAGCTGCTCTTACACGAGAAGATGAGTTGAAAGAgatttatgtgtctgtttgtcaggAAAAGAGTCAATTAGAAGATCAACTGGCACAGCAGACGACAGATTTAcaagaaaataatgcaaatggAACACCCAGGCTTTCTAAACCTGATTGCTTAGAAGTTGCCAGTGTTGAAGTCCAGTGTCTGTTGGACACCGAATGTAACTCATCATCCAAAGATGTTCTCGGATCAGAATTGGAACAAGAAATGAAAGAGCGTCTATTGGTAAAAATCCAAGAGGAAATTGCTGCTGAAACACAAGAGAAACTGGAAGCTGTTCGCCAACAAGTGATCGATGGTTTCCAGAAAGAACGTGATGACGAACTAGAAAATTACAAAAAGGCTCTCCAAGAGAAAATTGAAGATGAAGTCAGGAAAGAATGGATGGTTGCTCAAAAGAATAATCAAATTCCTGTAGGGATCCAGGTTTGTTTGGATGAAAGTGAggataataatgaagaatatattgaGAAACTGAGGACTGAGCTGCTTGCagaaattgataaagaaaagcaaaatgaatgGCTCCAACGAGAAACGGAAATTAAAAAGGAACATCTTGAAGAAATTAAACAATTACAGAGGGAATTGCAACAAAAGAGTGAAAATCCTGAAATTGGGTTTGGATTTTCTATTTCATCTCAGATTATGAAAGAAcgaagagaagaggagagacagagaataaAGTCCGGTGTGGATGCTGCCAAGATTGAATGGCAGCATCTTCATGAGTCAAGGCTAGAGATGGAGGTGAAGAGGAAGATTGCAGCCGAGAAGGAAGTGTGGCAGAAGGATGTAGTAGCAGAATGTCAGAAAGAATGGCAGGGACGATTGcagaaagagaagacaaaatggGAGAATTGTGCTAAAGAGCAACAGCAGAAAGCTTTGGTTGCTGCTGTGGAAATGGCCAAGAACAACTGGGCCAAACGTCAAGAAGTTCACCgagatgaaatgcaaaagaaactgGAGCAGGAAAAGATGAATTTACAGAAAGAACACAAG gaAAAGCTGCAGATATTATTGAATCAACTGCAGAGTGAATATTGGACAAGTGTGAGCAGTATACAGAAGAATCTGGTCCGATATTTGTCCGAAAACAGCTTCCGAATGCAGCAATTGATTTACTTGTCTGAGAGAAATCCAATGACCACTAATCTGTGGGACAGGTTAAACTTCCACAACATTTCGGATGTCAACAGCCGCCAAATCACAAACATTTCTCATAG agccGACCACCACCAGCTGCAGCCTCAGCCGTTTGTGCCAAGACCCTTCAACTCAGGAGATGGACAAGTTTTGAACAGAATAGAAGAGAACAGTGAAAGTTCGTATTTCGAAATATCGGAAGAATTACGGTGA
- the LOC106867610 gene encoding centrosomal protein of 152 kDa isoform X1, translating to MGLQSDWFYNGHEFQPCQHARICNHNATISRPALQHPLKPCKSNALIGSKTFVGGSVGAGMNTTTSINFDAAALQSQDEAEYQKEEQQQQEELRQLLSNALDDITEDGLSVSSNDDDEDDEDDGGGEATEHRRQSRKKRSLNGSFEHRNSMLSSHTFPGARTKLPDACSQQHTETMTIPLGSSGQMPVDQHCRQRPEVSSQQTPSMYYPQFHYLYSIATDKDTPIMTATSNNYEQQQQQPTHPMFHQAHQHHFGLIPTSSVAHEAACNNNNNNNNNNTVDANHWLDPHEEIYYRENYGTDPVARQDFYQHHQHHPVVLPHDGTNFAPRHISPHQTNGEIHPQTPQHRAAVLENSSVNNKMGFDAIHSRQAAAQSNGYTLPTEAEKPAVSWDQLNGYKVQYRKPTDGGTNAFQTETALSRESSPHKQEDFVHIGGSGEQKELVQLQILYKARGRKVDELSQELSNLKKEMEEEVELLQQKVMEVAKEREGAVTSLKICQELLEQSKTEVSQMKGQLATSETLAQALTKSKEEVIGKLMSAESAIESLNHQVEELSKSETLERARLQHDSIIEGLQHRYQKEINILNKEIDSLTQDNKSREEEVSMLKRQLNDALKNVENAQINRAETINRLTRTLEESQRQCQHLLQASAQSNSSSQQLTDFQNRLQQAESAKRAAEEKFADFQQELKSLKFQLSMFDSASKLGVFASKEPDKANSNLENSFQELGIKKKLVFSTPETSLSEDSGNESQIRGLKHELERCLINNREKQAYIEELRESVQKLQKEISDWQLRCSKSEETIEALKVRKNSSFEESLLQKELEATRDEVAQCQKDNQNYKERLRLAKEVETQLKACNDDLESKLENIREKCDAEKVSALEQCKKTYETFQDDVKERLFLDLQTQYDEKHALVVSECEKKLSFLKSNLEAALTREDELKEIYVSVCQEKSQLEDQLAQQTTDLQENNANGTPRLSKPDCLEVASVEVQCLLDTECNSSSKDVLGSELEQEMKERLLVKIQEEIAAETQEKLEAVRQQVIDGFQKERDDELENYKKALQEKIEDEVRKEWMVAQKNNQIPVGIQVCLDESEDNNEEYIEKLRTELLAEIDKEKQNEWLQRETEIKKEHLEEIKQLQRELQQKSENPEIGFGFSISSQIMKERREEERQRIKSGVDAAKIEWQHLHESRLEMEVKRKIAAEKEVWQKDVVAECQKEWQGRLQKEKTKWENCAKEQQQKALVAAVEMAKNNWAKRQEVHRDEMQKKLEQEKMNLQKEHKEKLQILLNQLQSEYWTSVSSIQKNLVRYLSENSFRMQQLIYLSERNPMTTNLWDRLNFHNISDVNSRQITNISHRADHHQLQPQPFVPRPFNSGDGQVLNRIEENSESSYFEISEELR from the exons ATGGGTTTACAGTCGGATTGGTTTTATAATGGACATG AGTTTCAGCCATGCCAACATGCCAGAATCTGTAACCACAATGCAACCATTTCCCGTCCAGCTTTGCAGCATCCCTTAAAACCCTGCAAGTCAAATGCTTTAATAGGTTCAAAGACGTTTGTTGGTGGCAGTGTAGGGGCAGGCATGAACACCACAACGAGCATTAATTTTGATGCAGCGGCCCTTCAGTCGCAGGATGAAGCGGAATACCAGAAGGAGGAGCAGCAACAACAGGAAGAA CTTCGACAACTTCTGTCGAATGCACTTGATGACATAACTGAGGATGGTTTATCTGTGTCTtccaatgacgatgatgaagatgatgaggatgatggagGTGGCGAAGCAACAGAACACAGGAGACAAAGTCGGAAAAAACGAAG CTTGAATGGCAGCTTTGAACACCGTAACTCAATGCTTTCGTCTCATACGTTTCCTGGAGCCAGGACGAAATTACCAGATGCTTGCAGCCAACAACACACTGAAACCATGACCATTCCACTTGGAAGCAGTGGTCAGATGCCTGTTGACCAGCATTGTCGACAGCGGCCAGAAGTGTCCTCCCAACAAACCCCATCTATGTACTACCCCCAGTTCCACTACCTTTACTCAATTGCCACCGATAAAGACACTCCAATAATGACAGCCACTTCAAACAActatgagcagcagcagcaacaaccaacGCATCCAATGTTCCACCAGGCACACCAGCATCACTTTGGGTTGATCCCTACTTCATCAGTGGCACACGAGGCtgcttgcaacaacaacaacaacaacaacaacaacaacacggtGGATGCTAATCACTGGTTGGATCCCCACGAAGAGATTTATTACAGGGAAAATTATGGCACGGACCCCGTAGCCAGGCAGGACttctaccaacaccaccaacatcatcctGTTGTCTTACCCCATGATGGAACTAATTTCGCTCCCAGGCATATTTCACCGCATCAAACAAATG gtGAAATCCATCCTCAAACCCCACAACACCGAGCTGCAGTTCTTGAAAACTCTTCGGTCAACAATAAAATGGGTTTCGATGCCATTCACAGCCGGCAAGCTGCAGCCCAGAGCAATGGCTACACACTTCCGACTGAAGCAGAGAAGCCAGCTGTGAGTTGGGACCAGCTCAACGGGTACAAGGTGCAGTATCGCAAACCTACAGATGGAGGGACAAACGCATTCCAGACAGAAACAGCCTTAAGTAGGGAATCAAGCCCACACAAACAAGAGGACTTTGTTCATATAG GTGGATCAGGAGAGCAGAAAGAATTGGTTCAGTTACAAATTTTATACAAAGCTCGTGGACGAAAAGTGGACGAATTGAGTCAGGAATTATCCAACTTGAAGAAAGAGATGGAGGAGGAAGTGGAACTTTTGCAGCAGAAAGTGATGGAAGTTGCGAAAGAACGAGAAGGGGCTGTTACAAGTCTGAAGATTTGTCAGGAATTGTTAGAACAATCGAAAACGGAGGTGAGCCAGATGAAGGGTCAACTAGCAACATCGGAGACCTTGGCTCAAGCATTGACTAAAAGCAAAGAAGAAGTTATTGGCAAGCTGATGTCTGCTGAATCGGCAATTGAATCACTCAATCATCAAGTTGAAGAACTCAGTAAAAGTGAGACTCTTGAGCGAGCCCGTCTCCAGCACGACTCAATCATTGAAGGCCTGCAACATCGTTatcagaaagaaatcaatattttgaacaAAGAGATAGATTCTCTAACACAGGATAACAAAAGCCGTGAGGAAGAGGTGTCCATGTTGAAGAGACAATTGAACGATGCCTTGAAAAATGTGGAAAACGCTCAGATCAACCGAGCTGAAACAATCAACCGGTTGACTCGAACATTAGAAGAAAGTCAACGACAGTGCCAACATTTACTGCAAGCGTCTGCTCAGTCCAATTCTTCCAGCCAACAACTGACAGACTTCCAGAACCGCTTGCAACAAGCTGAATCGGCTAAGAGGGCAGCAGAAGAGAAATTTGCTGATTTTCAGCAGGAATTGAAGAGTCTTAAATTTCAATTGTCAATGTTTGATTCAGCTTCCAAACTCGGTGTTTTTGCTTCCAAAGAACCTGATAAAGCAAATTCAAATTTGGAGAATTCTTTCCAGGAATTAGGTATCAAAAAGAAGCTTGTTTTCTCTACTCCAGAAACCAGTTTGAGTGAAGACTCAGGGAATGAATCCCAAATTCGAGGATTGAAGCATGAACTGGAAAGATGTTTGATAAACAACCGGGAAAAGCAGGCATATATTGAGGAACTGCGAGAGAGTGTGCAGAAGCTGCAGAAAGAAATTTCAGATTGGCAATTAAGGTGTTCGAAATCTGAAGAAACCATTGAAGCACTGAAGGTGAGGAAGAATTCAAGTTTCGAAGAAAGTTTATTACAAAAAGAACTTGAGGCAACCCGAGATGAAGTGGCCCAGTGTCAAAAAGACAACCAGAATTACAAAGAACGTCTCCGACTTGCAAAAGAAGTTGAAACTCAATTGAAAGCATGTAATGACGATCTCGAGTCTAAACTGGAAAATATCAGAGAGAAATGTGATGCTGAAAAAGTTAGTGCCTTAGAACAGTGTAAAAAAACATATGAAACATTTCAGGATGATGTGAAAGAAAGGTTATTCTTGGACTTGCAGACACAGTATGATGAAAAACATGCTTtggttgtgagtgagtgtgaaaaGAAACTTTCATTTTTGAAGAGCAATTTGGAAGCTGCTCTTACACGAGAAGATGAGTTGAAAGAgatttatgtgtctgtttgtcaggAAAAGAGTCAATTAGAAGATCAACTGGCACAGCAGACGACAGATTTAcaagaaaataatgcaaatggAACACCCAGGCTTTCTAAACCTGATTGCTTAGAAGTTGCCAGTGTTGAAGTCCAGTGTCTGTTGGACACCGAATGTAACTCATCATCCAAAGATGTTCTCGGATCAGAATTGGAACAAGAAATGAAAGAGCGTCTATTGGTAAAAATCCAAGAGGAAATTGCTGCTGAAACACAAGAGAAACTGGAAGCTGTTCGCCAACAAGTGATCGATGGTTTCCAGAAAGAACGTGATGACGAACTAGAAAATTACAAAAAGGCTCTCCAAGAGAAAATTGAAGATGAAGTCAGGAAAGAATGGATGGTTGCTCAAAAGAATAATCAAATTCCTGTAGGGATCCAGGTTTGTTTGGATGAAAGTGAggataataatgaagaatatattgaGAAACTGAGGACTGAGCTGCTTGCagaaattgataaagaaaagcaaaatgaatgGCTCCAACGAGAAACGGAAATTAAAAAGGAACATCTTGAAGAAATTAAACAATTACAGAGGGAATTGCAACAAAAGAGTGAAAATCCTGAAATTGGGTTTGGATTTTCTATTTCATCTCAGATTATGAAAGAAcgaagagaagaggagagacagagaataaAGTCCGGTGTGGATGCTGCCAAGATTGAATGGCAGCATCTTCATGAGTCAAGGCTAGAGATGGAGGTGAAGAGGAAGATTGCAGCCGAGAAGGAAGTGTGGCAGAAGGATGTAGTAGCAGAATGTCAGAAAGAATGGCAGGGACGATTGcagaaagagaagacaaaatggGAGAATTGTGCTAAAGAGCAACAGCAGAAAGCTTTGGTTGCTGCTGTGGAAATGGCCAAGAACAACTGGGCCAAACGTCAAGAAGTTCACCgagatgaaatgcaaaagaaactgGAGCAGGAAAAGATGAATTTACAGAAAGAACACAAG gaAAAGCTGCAGATATTATTGAATCAACTGCAGAGTGAATATTGGACAAGTGTGAGCAGTATACAGAAGAATCTGGTCCGATATTTGTCCGAAAACAGCTTCCGAATGCAGCAATTGATTTACTTGTCTGAGAGAAATCCAATGACCACTAATCTGTGGGACAGGTTAAACTTCCACAACATTTCGGATGTCAACAGCCGCCAAATCACAAACATTTCTCATAG agccGACCACCACCAGCTGCAGCCTCAGCCGTTTGTGCCAAGACCCTTCAACTCAGGAGATGGACAAGTTTTGAACAGAATAGAAGAGAACAGTGAAAGTTCGTATTTCGAAATATCGGAAGAATTACGGTGA
- the LOC106867609 gene encoding uncharacterized protein LOC106867609, protein MSSFKEKLLNCRPFIVNNLVSIEDVIDTLISDGVLTTSVNEDIKTCQNDSNKIRKLLDFLVRKGSSEFDVFYSALNSTGNEHIALKLASDETTLSKNENAQSLQLVSKKKTIMDDKDKDILRKLRVQFVKNMIDVEGVVDILFSEDVIKDSHKSLIVRHLERSKQIRNLLDILPKRFNNSMSIFIKALEETDNIVLVNKIKELRHV, encoded by the coding sequence ATGTCTTCTTTCAAGGAGAAACTTTTAAACTGTCGGCCATTTATAGTTAACAACTTGGTTTCCATTGAAGACGTGATAGATACTTTAATTTCTGATGGTGTCCTCACAACCTCAGTTAATGAGGACATAAAAACCTGCCAGAATGACAGTAATAAAATACGCAAACTACTTGATTTTCTTGTCAGAAAAGGTAGTTCAGAATTCGATGTGTTCTACTCTGCCTTAAACTCAACGGGTAATGAACACATTGCTCTTAAGTTAGCCTCTGATGAAACTACTTTGAGCAAGAATGAAAATGCTCAGTCTTTGCAGTTAGTAAGTAAGAAAAAAACTATCATGGACGATAAGGATAAAGACATTTTGAGAAAATTACGAGTTCAGTTTGTGAAAAATATGATAGATGTGGAAGGTGTTGTTGACATTTTGTTCAGTGAAGATGTTATCAAAGACTCACACAAAAGCTTAATCGTGAGGCATCTGGAACGGTCAAAGCAAATTCGAAACCTCCTTGATATTTTACCAAAACGTTTTAACAATAGCATGTCTATTTTCATCAAAGCACTTGAAGAGACTGACAATATAGTTTTagttaacaaaattaaagaacTTCGCCACGTTTAA